The Haloterrigena salifodinae genome window below encodes:
- a CDS encoding bifunctional methylenetetrahydrofolate dehydrogenase/methenyltetrahydrofolate cyclohydrolase, whose amino-acid sequence MTRIIDGNEIADRITADLEPCLETLADAGTTPGLATVLMSDDGASETYVSMKRQACNDLGIESIHHELDPDAPADALFDRIDELNDDPAVHGILVQLPLPDHVDRQAVLERIDPQKDVDGFHPENVGRLVTGTPRFKPCTPHGIQKLLEAEGVETEGADVVVVGRSNIVGKPMANLLVQKSDTGNATVTVCHSRTDDLAAKTRDADVVVAAAGVPELIDGSMLSPGTTVIDVGVNRVDADTEKGYELVGDVEFESAKEKADAITPVPGGVGPLTITMLLYNTIKAASLQADVDVSLP is encoded by the coding sequence ATGACACGGATCATCGACGGGAACGAAATCGCGGATCGTATCACGGCAGACCTGGAACCGTGCCTCGAGACCCTCGCGGACGCCGGCACGACGCCGGGGCTGGCGACAGTCCTGATGAGCGATGACGGCGCGAGCGAGACATACGTCTCGATGAAACGACAGGCCTGCAACGACCTCGGGATCGAGAGCATCCACCACGAACTCGATCCGGACGCGCCGGCCGACGCGCTGTTCGATCGGATCGACGAATTGAACGACGACCCGGCGGTCCACGGTATCCTCGTACAGTTACCGCTCCCGGATCACGTCGACCGGCAAGCCGTCCTCGAGCGGATCGATCCGCAGAAGGACGTCGACGGATTTCACCCGGAGAACGTCGGTCGATTGGTCACCGGTACGCCCCGGTTCAAGCCGTGTACGCCCCACGGCATCCAGAAACTGCTCGAGGCGGAGGGCGTCGAGACTGAGGGTGCGGACGTCGTCGTCGTCGGCCGGTCGAACATCGTCGGGAAACCGATGGCGAATCTCCTCGTCCAGAAGTCCGACACTGGGAACGCGACGGTGACGGTCTGTCACTCGCGTACGGACGATCTCGCGGCGAAGACGCGAGACGCGGACGTCGTCGTCGCGGCCGCCGGCGTTCCGGAACTGATCGACGGATCGATGCTCTCGCCGGGAACGACCGTGATTGACGTCGGCGTCAACCGCGTGGATGCGGACACCGAGAAGGGGTACGAACTCGTCGGCGACGTCGAGTTCGAGAGCGCGAAGGAGAAGGCCGACGCGATCACGCCAGTCCCCGGCGGCGTCGGGCCGCTCACGATCACGATGCTTCTCTACAATACGATCAAGGCGGCGAGTCTACAAGCTGACGTCGACGTATCGCTCCCGTGA